One window from the genome of Diospyros lotus cultivar Yz01 chromosome 11, ASM1463336v1, whole genome shotgun sequence encodes:
- the LOC127813386 gene encoding probable glycosyltransferase At5g03795, translating to MKLLRKIIIFLILRIDWRKLLLIGSIFTIVGVVVQISTLPYPLTIWVFSSSDLPLLYKSMNSNVHLNEKNSLMRLEQFETHLVDPVVSTNTSAVSNHVVSTNTSTVLNHVVSTNTSTVLNHVVSTNTPPVFNHVVSTNTSIVLNHVVSTNTPTVFNYVVSTNTSTNFLNQSMSIVEERPISSRKRGQSSKRRKRHRKAEDIVAPPPPLRPVPHRLLRYVRSLTPYEALVYAKKEMENISSVINDPDPELYAPLFRNVSVFQRSYELMELLLKVYIYQDGKRPIFHVPILQGIYSSEGWFMKLMEENRQFVTQDPEKAHLFYLPYSAKQLQTALYVPDSHNIRRLSFFLRDHVNMLAAKYPFWNRTRGSDHFLVACHDWGPYTLTEHEELTKNTIKALCNADASEGIFVAGKDVSLPETTIRNPKRPLRGLGGNRVSQRPILAFFAGHMHGRVRPTLLRYWNDKDEDMRIYRVLPNRVSRNMSYPMHMKSSKYCICPMGYEVNSPRIVESIYHECVPVIIADNFVPPLNEVLDWSSFSVIVEEKDIPKLKDILLSIPLNRYIKMQTNVKMLQQHFHWNARPIRYDMFHMILHSIWHARLNQIQLPQRS from the exons ATGAAATTATTGAGGAAGATTATTATTTTCCTCATATTAAGGATTGATTGGAGAAAACTGCTTCTTATTGGTTCGATCTTTACTATAGTTGGCGTTGTTGTTCAAATTTCTACACTTCCTTATCCACTGACCATATGGGTCTTTTCTTCATCAGATTTGCCTCTGTTGTACAAATCCATGAATAGTAATGTACATTTGAATGAAAAGAATAGCTTGATGAGGCTTGAACAGTTTGAAACCCATCTCGTTGATCCTGTTGTCTCCACGAATACTTCTGCTGTCTCAAATCATGTTGTCTCCACAAATACTTCAACTGTCTTAAATCATGTTGTCTCCACAAATACTTCTACTGTCTTAAATCATGTTGTCTCCACAAATACTCCTCCTGTCTTTAATCATGTTGTCTCCACAAATACTTCTATTGTCTTAAATCACGTTGTCTCCACAAATACTCCTACTGTCTTTAATTATGTTGTCTCCACAAATACTTCTACTAATTTCTTAAATCAATCAATGTCAATTGTGGAAGAGAGACCTATATCCTCTAGGAAGAGAGGTCAATCATCTAAAAGGAGAAAGCGGCATAGAAAGGCGGAGGATATAGTTGCTCCTCCACCTCCTCTTAGACCTGTGCCCCATCGCTTGCTG AGGTATGTTCGGTCATTGACACCTTATGAAGCGCTTGTGTATGCTAAGAAAGAGATGGAGAACATCTCATCTGTCATCAACGACCCAGATCCAGAACTCTATGCTCCTTTATTCCGGAATGTTTCTGTTTTTCAAAG GAGCTATGAGCTGATGGAACTCTTGCTTAAAGTTTACATTTACCAAGATGGGAAGAGACCAATTTTCCACGTACCCATCCTGCAAGGAATTTATTCATCCGAAGGATGGTTTATGAAATTAATGGAGGAGAACAGACAATTTGTAACTCAGGACCCTGAGAAAGCTCACTTGTTCTATCTTCCATACAGTGCAAAACAACTTCAGACAGCACTTTATGTGCCCGACTCACATAATATAAGGCGATTATCATTCTTCCTGAGGGATCACGTGAACATGCTTGCTGCAAAGTACCCATTTTGGAACCGGACTCGTGGATCAGATCACTTCCTAGTTGCTTGCCATGATTGG GGCCCTTACACATTGACTGAGCATGAGGAGTTAACCAAAAACACTATAAAAGCTCTCTGCAATGCAGATGCCTCTGAAGGAATTTTTGTCGCGGGAAAGGATGTTTCTCTTCCAGAAACCACCATAAGAAATCCCAAGAGACCTCTTAGAGGTCTCGGAGGGAACAGAGTATCACAGCGCCCAATTCTTGCCTTTTTTGCTGGACATATGCATGGTAGGGTCCGCCCAACGCTTTTGAGGTACTGGAATGACAAAGATGAAGATATGAGGATTTATAGGGTTCTACCCAATAGAGTCTCCAGAAATATGTCTTATCCTATGCATATGAAATCAAGCAAATATTGCATTTGTCCTATGGGTTATGAAGTTAACAGTCCCAGGATTGTGGAGTCGATATATCACGAGTGTGTTCCAGTGATTATTGCTGATAATTTTGTCCCTCCATTGAATGAAGTTCTAGATTGGAGTTCTTTCTCTGTGATTGTTGAGGAGAAGGATATTCCCAAACTGAAGGATATTCTTCTGTCTATTCCTTTGAACCGTTACATTAAGATGCAAACTAACGTGAAGATGCTGCAGCAACATTTCCATTGGAACGCAAGACCAATCAGATACGATATGTTCCACATGATTTTGCATTCAATTTGGCATGCCAGGCTGAATCAGATCCAATTACCACAGCGATCCTAA